One Malassezia restricta chromosome VI, complete sequence genomic region harbors:
- a CDS encoding ER membrane DUF1077 domain protein: protein MSSSPLSSWSVRYDSIEPSVTKLSAIPDALIGYMDPKTMSKYEHSSSKKVGVVETSGIQQAKAWELAMSPAKTLPMNMMMMWMSGSSVQIFSMMVVAMMITNPLKGITSMNHAFAPYRSPTHSLLPQMIVFVLCHLMGVALGVYKCWNMGLLPTESSDWLAWYEAPIPLEVSASLAM from the coding sequence atgtcgtcgtcgccacTTTCGTCATGGTCTGTCCGGTACGACAGCATCGAGCCCAGCGTCACAAAGCTGTCCGCTATACCTGATGCGCTGATTGGATACATGGATCCGAAAACCATGTCCAAGTACGAGCATAGCAGCTCGAAAAAAGTCGGTGTCGTGGAGACATCGGGCATTCAGCAGGCCAAGGCGTGGGAGCTCGCCATGTCTCCGGCGAAGACTTTGCCCATGAACATGATGATGATGTGGATGAGTGGTAGTAGCGTGCAAATTTTCAGCATGATGGTCGTGGCCATGATGATCACCAACCCCCTCAAGGGCATCACCTCGATGAACCATGCGTTTGCCCCCTAtcgctcgccgacgcacTCGCTTCTCCCACAAATGATCGTATTTGTCCTATGCCACCTGATGGGTGTGGCACTCGGTGTATACAAATGCTGGAACATGGGCCTACTTCCGACCGAAAGCAGCGACTGGCTCGCATGGTACGAGGCACCAATACCCCTGGAGGTGTCTGCTAGTCTAGCTATGTAG